In Humulus lupulus chromosome 6, drHumLupu1.1, whole genome shotgun sequence, a single genomic region encodes these proteins:
- the LOC133784832 gene encoding putative disease resistance protein RGA3, producing the protein MEFPTNIGDLIHLRYFSFYSSYRIPVPPSIGNLFNLQTLKFLGAISKLPNEIGKLINLRHLQLSNGCSEGYPKSIANLTSLQTLENVYFHSTILTNNNMACLQDLRGLNNLRKLGLVNLGCEEDKEKAKEAELHNKTKLAHLYLLFDVFILPEMETHETVLETLRPHISLKSLRIVNYRGRSISPSWMVSLINLRSLYLDHCHYHDTLPPLGKLPCLESLDIYSSDGLKKMGPEFLGVEIHSNTSTNSLFPKLKQLNIRRAKSLEEWVGVVGWNMNDPLKIMPCLESLDISFCQMLRTLPDFLEATPLKNLNIFCCKHLAKSCLRETGNDWPKIRHVPNITISTRTRTR; encoded by the exons ATGGAATTTCCAACAAATATTGGTGATCTAATACATTTGAGATATTTTAGCTTCTACTCGAGCTATAGAATACCTGTACCTCCTAGTATTGGCAATTTGTTTAATCTGCAAACCTTAAAGTTTCTCGGTGCAATTTCAAAACTTCCTAATGAAATTGGAAAGTTGATTAACTTGAGACATCTTCAATTATCTAACGGGTGTAGTGAAGGCTATCCAAAGAGTATTGCAAACTTGACAAGTCTCCAGACGCTGGAGAATGTGTATTTCCATTCGACCATTCTCACAAATAATAACATGGCATGTTTACAAGATCTACGAGGGTTGAACAATCTTCGTAAATTAGGTTTGGTTAACTTAGGTTGTGAAGAAGACAAGGAAAAGGCTAAGGAAGCTGAACTTCATAATAAAACAAAGCTTGCCCACTTGTATTTGTTATTTGACGTGTTCATTCTACCAGAGATGGAAACTCATGAGACTGTACTTGAAACTCTGCGACCCCATATCAGTTTAAAGTCTTTAAGAATTGTGAACTACCGTGGTCGGTCCATTTCCCCTAGTTGGATGGTGTCGTTGATTAATCTAAGGAGCTTATACTTGGATCATTGTCATTACCACGACACATTGCCTCCTTTGGGGAAACTCCCATGCCTCGAATCACTCGACATATATTCTAGTGATGGTTTGAAGAAGATGGGGCCTGAGTTTTTGGGAGTAGAAATCCATAGCAACACATCAACAAACTCGTTGTTTCCGAAACTAAAACAACTCAATATTCGCAGGGCAAAGTCGTTGGAGGAATGGGTAGGGGTGGTGGGGTGGAACATGAACGACCCTCTGAAAATAATGCCTTGTCTTGAGTCTTTGGATATCTCTTTTTGTCAAATGCTGCGAACGTTGCCTGACTTCCTGGAGGCGACACCATTGAAGAATTTGAACATTTTTTGCTGCAAGCATTTAGCCAAATCTTGCTTGAGGGAGACAGGAAATGACTGGCCCAAGATTCGTCATGTCCCAAACATTACTATCAGCACCAGAACCAGAACCAG ATGA